Proteins from a genomic interval of Capsicum annuum cultivar UCD-10X-F1 chromosome 4, UCD10Xv1.1, whole genome shotgun sequence:
- the LOC107867055 gene encoding uncharacterized protein LOC107867055 isoform X3: MGEEEWRNIQGQLSRWKVSKEDLLHMLRYNTNKLFPKKLGILDLRKICVSSHGMTYGAMESVCFTCRGLLFYDDGSYWCSRSAMNERKCRKDEFHYVKVSNNPWQIPDAVQNNSLRNWHRQGGNLILKFDQAMIDQRNFVIDKIKTHMMMDNLRKLYVDDEVVYSFFLVNTPDFSDKKFFICQVLKSVANIKFKSTEEEEFYLTLDENIYAKPMYTDRPMEKEEAIEEFETRFLYNTNIGWEEWCNEDITEYPVKMLPLRINYLRGNLKDLTNQEIDGMLSWRN, translated from the exons ATGGGAGAAGAAGAATGGAGGAATATACAGGGTCAACTTTCACGATGGAAAGTCTCAAAAGAAGATTTGTTGCATATGTTACGATATAATACCAACAAATTGTTTCCTAAGAAATTGGGAATTTTGGATCTGCGAAAAAtttg tgTTAGCTCCCATGGGATGACGTATGGAGCGATGGAGAGTGTCTGTTTTACTTGCAGAGGACTACTTTTCTACGACGATGGTTCTTATTGGTGTAGCAGATCGGCTATGAATGAACGTAAGTGTCGTAAAGATGAGTTTCATTATGTAAAGGTATCAAATAATCCTTGGCAAATTCCAGATGCAGTACAAAACAATTCATTGAGAAAT TGGCATAGGCAAGGGGGGAATCTGATTCTAAAGTTTGACCAAGCCATGATTGATCAAAGAAACTTCGTGATAGATAAAATAAAGACACATATGATGATGGACAATTTAAGAAAGTTGTATGTAGATGATGAAGTTGTATACAGTTTTTTTCTGGTCAATACACCTGATTTTTCAGATAAAAAGTTTTTCATTTGTCAAGTGTTAAAAAGTGTAGCAAATATCAAGTTTAAATCTACAGAGGAGGAGGAATTTTATTTGACACTAGATGAAAATATTTATGCAAAACCTATGTACACCGACCGACCCATGGAGAAAGAAGAAGCAATCGAAGAGTTTGAAACAAGATTCCTCTACAACACCAACATTGGATGGGAGGAATGGTGTAATGAAGACATCACCGAATATCCAGTCAAGATGTTACCGTTGAGGATT AATTATTTAAGAGGCAACCTGAAAGACTTAACAAATCAGGAAATTGATGGTATGTTATCCTGGAGAAATTGA
- the LOC107867055 gene encoding uncharacterized protein LOC107867055 isoform X5, whose protein sequence is MGEEEWRNIQGQLSRWKVSKEDLLHMLRYNTNKLFPKKLGILDLRKICVSSHGMTYGAMESVCFTCRGLLFYDDGSYWCSRSAMNERKCRKDEFHYVKVSNNPWQIPDAVQNNSLRNWHRQGGNLILKFDQAMIDQRNFVIDKIKTHMMMDNLRKLYVDDEVVYSFFLVNTPDFSDKKFFICQVLKSVANIKFKSTEEEEFYLTLDENIYAKPMYTDRPMEKEEAIEEFETRFLYNTNIGWEEWCNEDITEYPVKMLPLRINYLRGNLKDLTNQEIDGLFWLL, encoded by the exons ATGGGAGAAGAAGAATGGAGGAATATACAGGGTCAACTTTCACGATGGAAAGTCTCAAAAGAAGATTTGTTGCATATGTTACGATATAATACCAACAAATTGTTTCCTAAGAAATTGGGAATTTTGGATCTGCGAAAAAtttg tgTTAGCTCCCATGGGATGACGTATGGAGCGATGGAGAGTGTCTGTTTTACTTGCAGAGGACTACTTTTCTACGACGATGGTTCTTATTGGTGTAGCAGATCGGCTATGAATGAACGTAAGTGTCGTAAAGATGAGTTTCATTATGTAAAGGTATCAAATAATCCTTGGCAAATTCCAGATGCAGTACAAAACAATTCATTGAGAAAT TGGCATAGGCAAGGGGGGAATCTGATTCTAAAGTTTGACCAAGCCATGATTGATCAAAGAAACTTCGTGATAGATAAAATAAAGACACATATGATGATGGACAATTTAAGAAAGTTGTATGTAGATGATGAAGTTGTATACAGTTTTTTTCTGGTCAATACACCTGATTTTTCAGATAAAAAGTTTTTCATTTGTCAAGTGTTAAAAAGTGTAGCAAATATCAAGTTTAAATCTACAGAGGAGGAGGAATTTTATTTGACACTAGATGAAAATATTTATGCAAAACCTATGTACACCGACCGACCCATGGAGAAAGAAGAAGCAATCGAAGAGTTTGAAACAAGATTCCTCTACAACACCAACATTGGATGGGAGGAATGGTGTAATGAAGACATCACCGAATATCCAGTCAAGATGTTACCGTTGAGGATT AATTATTTAAGAGGCAACCTGAAAGACTTAACAAATCAGGAAATTGATG GTCTATTCTGGCTCTTGTAG
- the LOC107867055 gene encoding uncharacterized protein LOC107867055 isoform X4: MGEEEWRNIQGQLSRWKVSKEDLLHMLRYNTNKLFPKKLGILDLRKICVSSHGMTYGAMESVCFTCRGLLFYDDGSYWCSRSAMNERKCRKDEFHYVKVSNNPWQIPDAVQNNSLRNWHRQGGNLILKFDQAMIDQRNFVIDKIKTHMMMDNLRKLYVDDEVVYSFFLVNTPDFSDKKFFICQVLKSVANIKFKSTEEEEFYLTLDENIYAKPMYTDRPMEKEEAIEEFETRFLYNTNIGWEEWCNEDITEYPVKMLPLRINYLRGNLKDLTNQEIDGLRPHGE, translated from the exons ATGGGAGAAGAAGAATGGAGGAATATACAGGGTCAACTTTCACGATGGAAAGTCTCAAAAGAAGATTTGTTGCATATGTTACGATATAATACCAACAAATTGTTTCCTAAGAAATTGGGAATTTTGGATCTGCGAAAAAtttg tgTTAGCTCCCATGGGATGACGTATGGAGCGATGGAGAGTGTCTGTTTTACTTGCAGAGGACTACTTTTCTACGACGATGGTTCTTATTGGTGTAGCAGATCGGCTATGAATGAACGTAAGTGTCGTAAAGATGAGTTTCATTATGTAAAGGTATCAAATAATCCTTGGCAAATTCCAGATGCAGTACAAAACAATTCATTGAGAAAT TGGCATAGGCAAGGGGGGAATCTGATTCTAAAGTTTGACCAAGCCATGATTGATCAAAGAAACTTCGTGATAGATAAAATAAAGACACATATGATGATGGACAATTTAAGAAAGTTGTATGTAGATGATGAAGTTGTATACAGTTTTTTTCTGGTCAATACACCTGATTTTTCAGATAAAAAGTTTTTCATTTGTCAAGTGTTAAAAAGTGTAGCAAATATCAAGTTTAAATCTACAGAGGAGGAGGAATTTTATTTGACACTAGATGAAAATATTTATGCAAAACCTATGTACACCGACCGACCCATGGAGAAAGAAGAAGCAATCGAAGAGTTTGAAACAAGATTCCTCTACAACACCAACATTGGATGGGAGGAATGGTGTAATGAAGACATCACCGAATATCCAGTCAAGATGTTACCGTTGAGGATT AATTATTTAAGAGGCAACCTGAAAGACTTAACAAATCAGGAAATTGATG GACTTAGGCCACATGGAGAATAA
- the LOC107867055 gene encoding uncharacterized protein LOC107867055 isoform X8 produces MGEEEWRNIQGQLSRWKVSKEDLLHMLRYNTNKLFPKKLGILDLRKICVSSHGMTYGAMESVCFTCRGLLFYDDGSYWCSRSAMNERKCRKDEFHYVKVSNNPWQIPDAVQNNSLRNWHRQGGNLILKFDQAMIDQRNFVIDKIKTHMMMDNLRKLYVDDEVVYSFFLVNTPDFSDKKFFICQVLKSVANIKFKSTEEEEFYLTLDENIYAKPMYTDRPMEKEEAIEEFETRFLYNTNIGWEEWCNEDITEYPVKMLPLRILWQQS; encoded by the exons ATGGGAGAAGAAGAATGGAGGAATATACAGGGTCAACTTTCACGATGGAAAGTCTCAAAAGAAGATTTGTTGCATATGTTACGATATAATACCAACAAATTGTTTCCTAAGAAATTGGGAATTTTGGATCTGCGAAAAAtttg tgTTAGCTCCCATGGGATGACGTATGGAGCGATGGAGAGTGTCTGTTTTACTTGCAGAGGACTACTTTTCTACGACGATGGTTCTTATTGGTGTAGCAGATCGGCTATGAATGAACGTAAGTGTCGTAAAGATGAGTTTCATTATGTAAAGGTATCAAATAATCCTTGGCAAATTCCAGATGCAGTACAAAACAATTCATTGAGAAAT TGGCATAGGCAAGGGGGGAATCTGATTCTAAAGTTTGACCAAGCCATGATTGATCAAAGAAACTTCGTGATAGATAAAATAAAGACACATATGATGATGGACAATTTAAGAAAGTTGTATGTAGATGATGAAGTTGTATACAGTTTTTTTCTGGTCAATACACCTGATTTTTCAGATAAAAAGTTTTTCATTTGTCAAGTGTTAAAAAGTGTAGCAAATATCAAGTTTAAATCTACAGAGGAGGAGGAATTTTATTTGACACTAGATGAAAATATTTATGCAAAACCTATGTACACCGACCGACCCATGGAGAAAGAAGAAGCAATCGAAGAGTTTGAAACAAGATTCCTCTACAACACCAACATTGGATGGGAGGAATGGTGTAATGAAGACATCACCGAATATCCAGTCAAGATGTTACCGTTGAGGATT TTATGGCAGCAGTCTTAG
- the LOC107867055 gene encoding uncharacterized protein LOC107867055 isoform X6, which translates to MGEEEWRNIQGQLSRWKVSKEDLLHMLRYNTNKLFPKKLGILDLRKICSHGMTYGAMESVCFTCRGLLFYDDGSYWCSRSAMNERKCRKDEFHYVKVSNNPWQIPDAVQNNSLRNWHRQGGNLILKFDQAMIDQRNFVIDKIKTHMMMDNLRKLYVDDEVVYSFFLVNTPDFSDKKFFICQVLKSVANIKFKSTEEEEFYLTLDENIYAKPMYTDRPMEKEEAIEEFETRFLYNTNIGWEEWCNEDITEYPVKMLPLRINYLRGNLKDLTNQEIDGMLSWRN; encoded by the exons ATGGGAGAAGAAGAATGGAGGAATATACAGGGTCAACTTTCACGATGGAAAGTCTCAAAAGAAGATTTGTTGCATATGTTACGATATAATACCAACAAATTGTTTCCTAAGAAATTGGGAATTTTGGATCTGCGAAAAAtttg CTCCCATGGGATGACGTATGGAGCGATGGAGAGTGTCTGTTTTACTTGCAGAGGACTACTTTTCTACGACGATGGTTCTTATTGGTGTAGCAGATCGGCTATGAATGAACGTAAGTGTCGTAAAGATGAGTTTCATTATGTAAAGGTATCAAATAATCCTTGGCAAATTCCAGATGCAGTACAAAACAATTCATTGAGAAAT TGGCATAGGCAAGGGGGGAATCTGATTCTAAAGTTTGACCAAGCCATGATTGATCAAAGAAACTTCGTGATAGATAAAATAAAGACACATATGATGATGGACAATTTAAGAAAGTTGTATGTAGATGATGAAGTTGTATACAGTTTTTTTCTGGTCAATACACCTGATTTTTCAGATAAAAAGTTTTTCATTTGTCAAGTGTTAAAAAGTGTAGCAAATATCAAGTTTAAATCTACAGAGGAGGAGGAATTTTATTTGACACTAGATGAAAATATTTATGCAAAACCTATGTACACCGACCGACCCATGGAGAAAGAAGAAGCAATCGAAGAGTTTGAAACAAGATTCCTCTACAACACCAACATTGGATGGGAGGAATGGTGTAATGAAGACATCACCGAATATCCAGTCAAGATGTTACCGTTGAGGATT AATTATTTAAGAGGCAACCTGAAAGACTTAACAAATCAGGAAATTGATGGTATGTTATCCTGGAGAAATTGA
- the LOC107867055 gene encoding uncharacterized protein LOC107867055 isoform X2 gives MGEEEWRNIQGQLSRWKVSKEDLLHMLRYNTNKLFPKKLGILDLRKICSHGMTYGAMESVCFTCRGLLFYDDGSYWCSRSAMNERKCRKDEFHYVKVSNNPWQIPDAVQNNSLRNWHRQGGNLILKFDQAMIDQRNFVIDKIKTHMMMDNLRKLYVDDEVVYSFFLVNTPDFSDKKFFICQVLKSVANIKFKSTEEEEFYLTLDENIYAKPMYTDRPMEKEEAIEEFETRFLYNTNIGWEEWCNEDITEYPVKMLPLRIVYSGSCSYGSSLSFQNLDLLLWITVFLPPLGCRSCD, from the exons ATGGGAGAAGAAGAATGGAGGAATATACAGGGTCAACTTTCACGATGGAAAGTCTCAAAAGAAGATTTGTTGCATATGTTACGATATAATACCAACAAATTGTTTCCTAAGAAATTGGGAATTTTGGATCTGCGAAAAAtttg CTCCCATGGGATGACGTATGGAGCGATGGAGAGTGTCTGTTTTACTTGCAGAGGACTACTTTTCTACGACGATGGTTCTTATTGGTGTAGCAGATCGGCTATGAATGAACGTAAGTGTCGTAAAGATGAGTTTCATTATGTAAAGGTATCAAATAATCCTTGGCAAATTCCAGATGCAGTACAAAACAATTCATTGAGAAAT TGGCATAGGCAAGGGGGGAATCTGATTCTAAAGTTTGACCAAGCCATGATTGATCAAAGAAACTTCGTGATAGATAAAATAAAGACACATATGATGATGGACAATTTAAGAAAGTTGTATGTAGATGATGAAGTTGTATACAGTTTTTTTCTGGTCAATACACCTGATTTTTCAGATAAAAAGTTTTTCATTTGTCAAGTGTTAAAAAGTGTAGCAAATATCAAGTTTAAATCTACAGAGGAGGAGGAATTTTATTTGACACTAGATGAAAATATTTATGCAAAACCTATGTACACCGACCGACCCATGGAGAAAGAAGAAGCAATCGAAGAGTTTGAAACAAGATTCCTCTACAACACCAACATTGGATGGGAGGAATGGTGTAATGAAGACATCACCGAATATCCAGTCAAGATGTTACCGTTGAGGATT GTCTATTCTGGCTCTTGTAGTTATGGCAGCAGTCTTAGTTTCCAGAATCTCGACCTGCTACTCTGGATAACTGTATTTTTGCCACCTCTGGGCTGCCGAAGCTGTGATTAG
- the LOC107867055 gene encoding uncharacterized protein LOC107867055 isoform X7: MGEEEWRNIQGQLSRWKVSKEDLLHMLRYNTNKLFPKKLGILDLRKICSHGMTYGAMESVCFTCRGLLFYDDGSYWCSRSAMNERKCRKDEFHYVKVSNNPWQIPDAVQNNSLRNWHRQGGNLILKFDQAMIDQRNFVIDKIKTHMMMDNLRKLYVDDEVVYSFFLVNTPDFSDKKFFICQVLKSVANIKFKSTEEEEFYLTLDENIYAKPMYTDRPMEKEEAIEEFETRFLYNTNIGWEEWCNEDITEYPVKMLPLRINYLRGNLKDLTNQEIDGLRPHGE, encoded by the exons ATGGGAGAAGAAGAATGGAGGAATATACAGGGTCAACTTTCACGATGGAAAGTCTCAAAAGAAGATTTGTTGCATATGTTACGATATAATACCAACAAATTGTTTCCTAAGAAATTGGGAATTTTGGATCTGCGAAAAAtttg CTCCCATGGGATGACGTATGGAGCGATGGAGAGTGTCTGTTTTACTTGCAGAGGACTACTTTTCTACGACGATGGTTCTTATTGGTGTAGCAGATCGGCTATGAATGAACGTAAGTGTCGTAAAGATGAGTTTCATTATGTAAAGGTATCAAATAATCCTTGGCAAATTCCAGATGCAGTACAAAACAATTCATTGAGAAAT TGGCATAGGCAAGGGGGGAATCTGATTCTAAAGTTTGACCAAGCCATGATTGATCAAAGAAACTTCGTGATAGATAAAATAAAGACACATATGATGATGGACAATTTAAGAAAGTTGTATGTAGATGATGAAGTTGTATACAGTTTTTTTCTGGTCAATACACCTGATTTTTCAGATAAAAAGTTTTTCATTTGTCAAGTGTTAAAAAGTGTAGCAAATATCAAGTTTAAATCTACAGAGGAGGAGGAATTTTATTTGACACTAGATGAAAATATTTATGCAAAACCTATGTACACCGACCGACCCATGGAGAAAGAAGAAGCAATCGAAGAGTTTGAAACAAGATTCCTCTACAACACCAACATTGGATGGGAGGAATGGTGTAATGAAGACATCACCGAATATCCAGTCAAGATGTTACCGTTGAGGATT AATTATTTAAGAGGCAACCTGAAAGACTTAACAAATCAGGAAATTGATG GACTTAGGCCACATGGAGAATAA
- the LOC107867055 gene encoding uncharacterized protein LOC107867055 isoform X1 has protein sequence MGEEEWRNIQGQLSRWKVSKEDLLHMLRYNTNKLFPKKLGILDLRKICVSSHGMTYGAMESVCFTCRGLLFYDDGSYWCSRSAMNERKCRKDEFHYVKVSNNPWQIPDAVQNNSLRNWHRQGGNLILKFDQAMIDQRNFVIDKIKTHMMMDNLRKLYVDDEVVYSFFLVNTPDFSDKKFFICQVLKSVANIKFKSTEEEEFYLTLDENIYAKPMYTDRPMEKEEAIEEFETRFLYNTNIGWEEWCNEDITEYPVKMLPLRIVYSGSCSYGSSLSFQNLDLLLWITVFLPPLGCRSCD, from the exons ATGGGAGAAGAAGAATGGAGGAATATACAGGGTCAACTTTCACGATGGAAAGTCTCAAAAGAAGATTTGTTGCATATGTTACGATATAATACCAACAAATTGTTTCCTAAGAAATTGGGAATTTTGGATCTGCGAAAAAtttg tgTTAGCTCCCATGGGATGACGTATGGAGCGATGGAGAGTGTCTGTTTTACTTGCAGAGGACTACTTTTCTACGACGATGGTTCTTATTGGTGTAGCAGATCGGCTATGAATGAACGTAAGTGTCGTAAAGATGAGTTTCATTATGTAAAGGTATCAAATAATCCTTGGCAAATTCCAGATGCAGTACAAAACAATTCATTGAGAAAT TGGCATAGGCAAGGGGGGAATCTGATTCTAAAGTTTGACCAAGCCATGATTGATCAAAGAAACTTCGTGATAGATAAAATAAAGACACATATGATGATGGACAATTTAAGAAAGTTGTATGTAGATGATGAAGTTGTATACAGTTTTTTTCTGGTCAATACACCTGATTTTTCAGATAAAAAGTTTTTCATTTGTCAAGTGTTAAAAAGTGTAGCAAATATCAAGTTTAAATCTACAGAGGAGGAGGAATTTTATTTGACACTAGATGAAAATATTTATGCAAAACCTATGTACACCGACCGACCCATGGAGAAAGAAGAAGCAATCGAAGAGTTTGAAACAAGATTCCTCTACAACACCAACATTGGATGGGAGGAATGGTGTAATGAAGACATCACCGAATATCCAGTCAAGATGTTACCGTTGAGGATT GTCTATTCTGGCTCTTGTAGTTATGGCAGCAGTCTTAGTTTCCAGAATCTCGACCTGCTACTCTGGATAACTGTATTTTTGCCACCTCTGGGCTGCCGAAGCTGTGATTAG